The Cellulophaga sp. L1A9 genome window below encodes:
- a CDS encoding helix-turn-helix transcriptional regulator, which translates to MIKIIYTGMDEINDAQGSFEEVLIDEGFFALKIQNDGVDTQKVSKEIDSSFIQFHFCLKGSAKFIFNDGRYALEVPEENSLLLYNTQVDLPLNLELSPNSWMVSVVMTIRKFHSLFSKEADYIPFLNKDNKDKKYYSQEGFSPAIAVILSQMMNYNLHPSIKELYIKGKVYELISLYFNKSTDADLEQCPFLVDEDNVRRIRKAKEIIIARMAEPPTLNELSDEIGLPLKKLKEGFKQIYGDSVFSFLFDYKMEYARKMLESGQHNVNEVGLKVGYSTSSHFIAAFKKKYGTTPKKYLMSLAG; encoded by the coding sequence ATGATAAAGATAATTTATACAGGTATGGATGAAATAAATGACGCTCAAGGTTCATTTGAAGAGGTGTTGATTGATGAAGGTTTTTTTGCACTAAAAATTCAGAATGATGGTGTTGATACTCAAAAAGTTAGCAAGGAAATAGACAGTTCGTTCATTCAATTTCATTTTTGTTTAAAGGGCAGTGCTAAGTTTATTTTTAATGATGGTCGGTATGCCTTAGAAGTGCCAGAGGAGAATTCATTGCTGTTGTATAACACTCAAGTAGACCTTCCGCTTAATCTTGAACTGAGTCCTAATTCATGGATGGTTTCTGTTGTGATGACTATTCGTAAATTTCATTCCTTATTTTCCAAAGAAGCGGATTACATCCCTTTTTTGAATAAAGACAATAAGGATAAGAAGTATTATAGTCAAGAAGGTTTTAGTCCTGCAATTGCTGTTATCTTAAGTCAGATGATGAATTATAACTTGCATCCTTCTATAAAAGAACTTTATATAAAAGGGAAAGTTTACGAGCTTATCTCTTTGTATTTTAATAAGAGTACAGATGCAGATTTAGAGCAGTGTCCTTTTTTGGTTGATGAAGATAATGTGCGAAGAATTCGTAAGGCAAAGGAAATTATTATTGCTAGAATGGCAGAGCCACCTACTTTAAATGAACTTTCTGATGAAATAGGTTTACCGCTGAAAAAATTAAAAGAGGGATTTAAGCAAATTTATGGCGATTCTGTTTTTAGTTTTCTTTTTGATTACAAAATGGAATATGCACGTAAAATGTTAGAAAGCGGCCAACATAACGTAAATGAAGTAGGTCTTAAAGTGGGGTACAGTACCTCTAGTCACTTTATAGCTGCTTTTAAGAAGAAATACGGCACTACCCCCAAAAAATATTTAATGTCATTAGCAGGATAA
- the hemC gene encoding hydroxymethylbilane synthase, whose translation MSKIIRIGTRDSELALWQAKTVQKQLKEQGYQSVLVPVKSMGDLVLDKPLHELGITGVFTKTLDIAMLKGEIDIAVHSMKDVPTVLPKGIVQAAVLKRGNYMDILAFKNNEEFLSQKEAVIATGSLRRKAQWLNRYPTHEVVDLRGNVHTRAEKLENNDWNAAIFAAAGLERVGLEFENTIGLTWMVPAPAQGAVVVVALEDDEFSRNACAELNHKETEICTTLERKFLNLLEGGCTAPIGALAIIKDTNISLKGVLLSVDGKKRIEVEFTSKLGKHENLAEACVERVFSRGGKLLMSQIAGVTKNPEVFSTKKLTTEQVERFTTDITVASEDFIQISLNRIPRLKLKASHKNVIITSKNAVEALIASINPDELKFENIYCVGRKTKRLIEKRIGKVTHFENSAKELADYLVDNIEGTTATYFCSNLRLDDLPTILADHKIELTEIEAYSTKKSPMKVDASIKGVLFYSPSTIESYLQENTTDVVAYCIGDTTAAEAKKHFSKVHISKMPTLESVIDLVNKDYQ comes from the coding sequence ATGAGTAAGATAATCCGCATTGGAACACGTGATAGTGAACTGGCACTATGGCAAGCAAAAACTGTACAAAAACAATTAAAGGAACAAGGATACCAATCGGTATTAGTACCTGTTAAGTCTATGGGTGATTTGGTTTTAGACAAACCTCTTCATGAGTTAGGCATTACCGGTGTATTTACCAAAACCCTTGATATCGCCATGCTTAAAGGCGAAATTGATATTGCCGTACATTCCATGAAAGATGTACCAACGGTTTTACCCAAAGGTATTGTACAAGCTGCCGTGTTAAAACGTGGCAATTACATGGATATTCTTGCTTTTAAGAATAATGAAGAATTTCTTAGCCAAAAAGAAGCTGTTATTGCAACAGGTAGTTTGCGAAGAAAAGCGCAATGGCTTAATAGATACCCAACCCATGAGGTTGTAGATTTACGTGGAAACGTTCATACAAGAGCAGAAAAACTAGAAAATAACGATTGGAATGCTGCTATTTTTGCCGCCGCAGGTTTAGAGCGCGTTGGTTTAGAATTTGAAAACACCATTGGGTTAACATGGATGGTACCTGCTCCTGCTCAAGGCGCAGTAGTTGTCGTTGCGCTAGAAGATGACGAATTTTCAAGAAATGCTTGTGCTGAACTGAACCATAAAGAAACTGAAATTTGCACCACTCTTGAACGCAAATTTTTAAACCTTTTAGAAGGTGGCTGTACTGCTCCCATCGGAGCCTTAGCGATAATTAAAGACACCAATATAAGTTTAAAAGGAGTTTTACTTAGCGTAGATGGTAAGAAAAGAATTGAAGTTGAATTCACTTCGAAGCTCGGCAAACATGAGAATCTAGCAGAAGCCTGCGTAGAACGTGTTTTTAGTCGCGGCGGAAAGCTACTCATGAGTCAAATTGCAGGGGTAACAAAAAACCCAGAAGTATTTTCTACCAAAAAACTAACTACAGAACAAGTAGAACGTTTTACTACTGATATCACGGTAGCCTCAGAAGACTTTATTCAAATAAGCCTAAATAGAATTCCAAGGTTAAAGCTTAAAGCAAGCCACAAAAATGTTATTATTACTAGCAAAAATGCCGTTGAAGCACTTATAGCTAGCATTAATCCTGACGAACTTAAATTTGAAAATATCTATTGCGTAGGTCGCAAAACCAAACGTTTAATAGAAAAACGTATCGGGAAGGTAACTCATTTTGAAAATAGCGCTAAAGAATTGGCAGATTACCTTGTAGACAACATAGAAGGAACCACAGCAACTTATTTCTGTAGCAACTTACGTCTAGACGATTTACCAACTATTTTAGCAGATCATAAAATTGAACTTACAGAAATTGAAGCGTATAGCACCAAAAAATCGCCAATGAAAGTAGATGCATCTATAAAAGGCGTACTGTTCTACAGTCCTTCTACTATAGAAAGCTACCTTCAAGAAAATACAACAGATGTTGTTGCGTATTGTATTGGTGATACTACGGCGGCCGAAGCTAAAAAACATTTTTCAAAAGTTCATATTTCAAAAATGCCTACCTTAGAGTCTGTTATTGACCTAGTCAATAAAGACTACCAGTAA
- a CDS encoding ThuA domain-containing protein, translating to MKSVFSGILSLFALVLLNSCVTTKAVDQQVVLNHPEPLKISTSKLVILNPKVLVFTKTAGYRHGSIEKGVETIRELGSENNFEVVETSDSLQFNAANLKKYQLVIFLSTTGDVLGDEQQVAFENYIKSGGSYLGIHAATDTEYEWPWYGELVGAYFLNHPKQQQATLDIINGNHAATKHLESTWSHFDEWYNFKNINPDMNVLLKLDETSYEGGKNGDNHPIAWFHEFDGGRAFYTGLGHADAAFDDANFRQHVLGGIEWCLKR from the coding sequence ATGAAATCCGTTTTTTCAGGAATCTTATCTTTGTTTGCATTAGTACTATTAAATTCTTGTGTCACGACAAAAGCTGTCGATCAGCAAGTGGTGCTAAATCATCCAGAGCCCTTAAAAATTTCAACATCTAAATTAGTGATTTTGAATCCTAAAGTTTTGGTTTTTACTAAAACAGCAGGGTATAGGCATGGTTCTATTGAAAAAGGAGTGGAAACAATTAGAGAACTTGGTTCAGAGAATAATTTTGAAGTTGTTGAAACGAGTGATTCATTACAATTTAATGCTGCAAATCTTAAAAAATACCAATTGGTTATATTTTTAAGTACTACTGGCGATGTTTTAGGAGATGAACAACAGGTCGCTTTTGAGAATTATATTAAGAGTGGCGGAAGTTACTTGGGTATCCATGCCGCTACCGATACGGAATATGAATGGCCTTGGTATGGAGAATTAGTAGGAGCCTATTTTTTAAACCATCCAAAACAGCAACAAGCAACTTTAGATATTATCAATGGAAATCACGCAGCTACAAAACATTTAGAGAGCACTTGGAGCCATTTTGATGAGTGGTACAATTTCAAAAATATTAATCCCGATATGAATGTATTGCTTAAGCTAGATGAAACGAGTTATGAAGGTGGTAAAAATGGAGATAATCATCCTATTGCCTGGTTTCATGAATTTGATGGCGGTAGAGCTTTTTATACCGGTTTAGGTCACGCCGATGCTGCTTTTGATGATGCTAATTTTAGACAACACGTATTGGGTGGAATAGAATGGTGCTTAAAGCGATAA
- the hemA gene encoding glutamyl-tRNA reductase — protein sequence MKDYHISKHNSFYTIGLNYKKADAEIRGKFSLNESSIDSLLVEAKSQGIDGLLVTSTCNRTELYGFAQHPFQLIKLLCDNTLGTVEEFQEVAYVYKNNDAISHLFKVGTGLDSQILGDFEIISQLRQSFNRSKKREIANPFIERLCNSVIQASKKIKNETEISSGATSVSFASVQYIMKNVPEISNKNILLFGTGKIGRNTCENLIKHTANSHITLINRTKDKAEKVAGKFNLIVKDYGDLQTEIRNTDVLIVATGAQTPTISKELIYTKKPLLILDLSIPKNVADDVTELPNVTLIHLDHLSQMTDETLEKRKQFIPEAEAIIEQIKDEFIQWLETRKFAPVIKALKKKLKIMKDEELNFQSKKLSDFNSVQADIVSERIIQKITKQFANHLKGDDIDADNSLALIQKVFQLEVESK from the coding sequence ATGAAAGATTATCATATTTCGAAACACAACTCGTTTTACACCATAGGTCTAAATTACAAAAAGGCAGATGCTGAAATTCGCGGTAAGTTCAGTTTAAACGAATCATCTATAGATAGTTTGTTGGTTGAAGCTAAGAGCCAAGGTATTGATGGCTTATTGGTCACGTCAACTTGTAATAGAACCGAATTATATGGTTTTGCACAACATCCCTTTCAACTTATAAAATTACTTTGCGACAACACTTTAGGTACTGTTGAAGAATTTCAAGAAGTAGCTTATGTCTATAAAAACAATGACGCTATTAGTCATTTATTTAAAGTAGGCACAGGATTAGATAGTCAGATTCTTGGCGATTTTGAAATCATTAGTCAATTACGTCAAAGTTTTAATCGCTCTAAAAAACGAGAAATTGCCAATCCATTTATAGAACGCTTGTGCAATTCTGTCATTCAAGCAAGTAAAAAAATAAAGAACGAAACAGAGATTTCTTCTGGCGCAACTTCGGTTTCTTTTGCTTCTGTTCAGTACATTATGAAAAATGTACCTGAAATTTCGAACAAGAATATTTTATTATTCGGAACAGGAAAAATTGGAAGAAACACTTGTGAAAATTTAATTAAGCATACGGCTAATTCTCATATAACACTTATCAATAGAACTAAAGATAAGGCAGAGAAGGTAGCTGGAAAATTTAACTTAATTGTAAAAGATTACGGAGATTTACAAACAGAAATCAGAAATACTGATGTATTGATTGTAGCTACAGGTGCACAAACACCCACAATTTCTAAGGAATTAATATACACTAAAAAACCTTTATTAATTTTAGATTTATCCATCCCGAAAAATGTTGCCGATGATGTTACAGAGTTGCCGAACGTAACCTTAATTCATCTAGATCATCTTTCACAAATGACGGATGAAACTTTAGAAAAAAGAAAGCAATTTATTCCTGAAGCTGAAGCCATTATTGAGCAAATAAAAGATGAATTTATTCAATGGCTAGAAACCAGAAAATTTGCACCCGTAATAAAAGCATTAAAAAAGAAGCTTAAAATAATGAAAGATGAAGAACTCAACTTTCAAAGTAAAAAGCTATCAGATTTTAATTCCGTTCAAGCAGATATTGTCTCTGAACGCATCATTCAAAAAATAACCAAACAATTCGCAAATCACTTAAAAGGCGATGATATTGATGCTGATAATAGTTTAGCATTAATTCAAAAAGTGTTTCAATTAGAAGTAGAAAGTAAATGA